In Cicer arietinum cultivar CDC Frontier isolate Library 1 chromosome 7, Cicar.CDCFrontier_v2.0, whole genome shotgun sequence, a single window of DNA contains:
- the LOC101501801 gene encoding protein SUPPRESSOR OF PHYA-105 1 yields MTANSGRETEKHHNKRKTNDPLLKSPRLCTPIRKDWPHILPNDDLIGNEITGLTRNVASLAGSGPTSTSFCSTTDPKHIVEELHVRSYKPHRKNQLAIRENALKVEEQIPLRLSKGQKGIDSEFLSLKSMSRKNLNHEPHRVFGNISNANVVTSIMQRTSSTSSYPPLVVEQTMKGKGIICNDFNMSGAECFNDGLILREWMKFEGYKMKKSERLYIFKQILELVDFAHSQGFVLQDMKPSCFALLTSNKIKYIGSYQQVLDDRKSCFTLFKSCFMAIMTCNVTKKMPWEQDTCACQSLSTKKQKLCEETTSLKQQHHFNCIHGCRTTTLNQTDSDTNMHMESKHAFTEEKQFICETIELEEKWYSSPEVLSDGTCTFSSNVYSLGVILFELLCNIESLEAHSTVMFDMRHRILPPKFLSQNAKEAGFCLWLLHPEPSSRPNTKMILESEFICELEESNAADNVIVSEEDVAEKEELLHFLFSVEEEKKKDEAKLAEELKCLNEDIKELERNHSYMTNSAFSLAQLNYQHFQDSSNAAITKSIPMSFVDEARFMNNITQLENCYFSMRFQGLLKEASVVKSGDKSVMESRWRLPHLENVINNPKRVQGSTGCLGPFFEGLCKFARYNKFEERGTLRNRDLLSSSNVICALSFDRDEDYIAAGGISKKIKIFDLNAISSDSVDIQYPVVEMSNKSKLSCVCWNSYIKNHLASTDYDGVVQMWDAGTGQPLSQYKEHQKRAWSVHFSVSDPKTFASGSDDCSIKLWNISERNSIGTILSPANVCCVQFSSYSTNLLFFGSADYKVYGYDLRHTRIPWCTLSGHEKAVSYVKFIDAQTIVSASTDNSLKLWDLKKTSSAELSSDACDLTFRGHSNEKNFVGLSVLDGYIACGSESNEVYCYHKSLPVPMASHKFESIDPISGHTNSSDNNGQFVSSVCWRKKSNMLVAANSVGIVKLLQLV; encoded by the exons ATGACTGCAAATAGTGGGAGAGAAACTGAGAAACATCATAATAAGAGGAAAACCAATGACCCTTTACTAAAGTCACCTAGATTGTGCACACCTATTAGAAAGGATTGGCCACATATTTTACCAAATGATGATTTGATTGGTAATGAGATTACTGGTTTGACTAGAAATGTTGCTTCCTTAGCTGGATCTGGACCAACTAGTACTAGTTTTTGTTCCACCACAGATCCTAAACACATTGTTGAAGAGTTACATGTTAGGAGTTATAAGCCTCATAGGAAGAATCAATTAGCTATTAGAGAAAATGCATTGAAGGTTGAAGAACAGATACCACTTAGATTAAGCAAAGGACAAAAAGGGATTGATTCTGAGTTTTTGAGCCTCAAGTCTATGTCTAGAAAGAACTTGAATCATGAACCACATAGAGTTTTTGGTAATATAAGCAATGCAAATGTTGTTACTAGTATAATGCAAAGAACTTCATCTACATCTAGTTATCCACCATTGGTAGTAGAGCAAACAATGAAGGGAAAGGGAATTATTTGTAATGATTTTAACATGTCCGGCGCGGAATGTTTTAATGATGGACTAATCTTAAGAGAGTGGATGAAGTTTGAAGGCTACAAAATGAAGAAATCAGAAAggctatatatatttaaacagATTTTGGAATTGGTTGATTTTGCACACTCTCAAGGATTTGTCTTGCAAGACATGAAACCATCTTGTTTCGCCTTATTGACTTCGAATAAAATTAAGTACATTGGTTCATACCAACAAGTGTTAGATGACAGAAAATCATGTTTCACTTTATTTAAGTCATGCTTTATGGCCATCATGACATGCAATGTGACAAAGAAAATGCCTTGGGAACAAGATACTTGTGCTTGCCAAAGTTTGAGTACAAAGAAGCAAAAGCTTTGTGAGGAGACAACCTCTCTTAAGCAGCAGCATCATTTCAATTGTATTCACGGCTGTAGGACTACAACATTGAATCAAACTGATTCTGACACAAACATGCACATGGAATCAAAACATGCTTTTACAGAAGAAAAGCAGTTTATATGTGAAACCATTGAGTTAGAGGAGAAGTGGTATTCTAGTCCAGAAGTGCTCAGTGATGGAACTTGTACATTTTCATCAAATGTTTATAGCCTTGGAGTTATTCTTTTTGAG TTGCTGTGCAATATTGAGTCATTGGAAGCACATTCAACTGTGATGTTTGATATGCGCCATAGAATCTTACCGCCAAAATTTCTATCTCAAAATGCAAAGGAAGCTGGCTTTTGTCTATGGCTTCTGCACCCTGAACCTTCTTCTCGTCCGAATACCAA GATGATTTTAGAATCTGAATTTATATGCGAATTAGAGGAATCAAATGCTGCAGATAATGTTATAGTATCTGAAGAAGATGTAGCTGAAAAAGAGGAATTActacattttctattttcagttgaagaagaaaagaaaaaagatgaaGCCAAATTGGCAGAAGAGCTAAAGTGCTTGAATGAAGATATTAAGGAGCTAGAAAGAAATCATTCATATATGACTAATTCAGCCTTTTCTTTGGCACAGTTGAACTATCAACATTTTCAAGATTCTTCAAATGCAGCTATTACTAAATCTATTCCAATGTCATTTGTTGATGAAGCAAGATTTATGAACAATATAACTCAACTAGAGAATTGTTACTTTTCCATGAGATTCCAAGGCCTGCTCAAGGAGGCTTCAGTTGTTAAAAGCGGTGATAAAAGTGTGATGGAAAGTAGATGGAGATTGCCTCATTTAGAGAATGTTATTAATAATCCAAAGAGAGTTCAAGGTTCTACTGGTTGTCTAGGACCATTCTTTGAAGGTTTATGCAAATTCGCTCGTTACAACAAGTTTGAAGAGCGTGGAACATTGAGAAATAGAGATCTTCTTAGTTCTTCCAATGTGATATGCGCCTTAAGTTTTGACCGCGATGAGGACTACATTGCAGCAGGTggaatttcaaagaaaataaagatattTGATCTCAATGCTATTTCAAGTGATTCTGTAGACATTCAGTACCCCGTTGTCGAGATGTCCAACAAATCGAAGCTTAGTTGTGTTTGCTGGAACAGTTATATTAAAAACCATTTGGCATCTACTGATTATGATGGTGTGGTTCAG ATGTGGGATGCAGGCACTGGTCAGCCACTGTCTCAATACAAGGAGCACCAAAAGAGAGCTTGGTCCGTTCACTTTTCGGTGTCCGACCCAAAAACGTTTGCCAGTGGAAGTGATGATTGCTCTATCAAACTGTGGAATATCAGCGAG AGAAATTCTATAGGAACCATATTGAGTCCTGCAAATGTATGTTGTGTTCAGTTCTCTTCATACTCCACAAATCTTTTGTTTTTTGGATCTGCTGATTACAAGGTGTACGGTTATGATCTTCGTCACACTAGAATCCCTTGGTGCACATTATCCGGTCATGAAAAAGCTGTTAGCTATGTAAAGTTTATAGATGCACAAACAATTGTGTCTGCTTCCACTGATAACTCTTTGAAGCTTTGGGACCTGAAGAAAACTAGCTCAGCTGAGTTGTCATCTGATGCTTGTGACTTAACCTTTAGAGGTCATAGTAATGAAAAG AATTTTGTTGGTTTATCTGTCTTGGATGGATACATTGCATGCGGTTCGGAATCTAATGAG GTATACTGTTATCACAAATCTCTGCCAGTGCCAATGGCTTCTCACAAATTCGAGTCGATCGATCCAATTTCTGGTCATACAAATAGTTCTGATAACAATGGACAGTTTGTTTCTAGTGTCTGCTGGAGAAAGAAGTCTAACATGCTTGTTGCAGCCAACTCAGTTGGAATTGTGAAACTACTGCAGTTGGTGTGA
- the LOC101501054 gene encoding mitochondrial adenine nucleotide transporter ADNT1, whose amino-acid sequence MASVDVKTGESAVTKIVNLEEAKLAREGVVKSPNYAIGSICKSLVAGGVAGGVSRTAVAPLERMKILLQVQNHQSVKYNGTIQGLKYIWRTEGFRGLFKGNGTNCARIVPNSAVKFFSYEQASKGILHLYQQQTGNENAQLTPVLRLGAGACAGIIAMSATYPMDMVRGRITVQTEKSPYQYRGMFHALSTVLREEGPRALYKGWLPSVIGVVPYVGLNFAVYESLKDWLIKSRPFGLVQDSELSVTTRLACGAAAGTIGQTVAYPLDVIRRRMQMTGWNNAASVITGDGRGKAPLEYTGMVDAFRKTVRHEGFGALYKGLVPNSVKVVPSIALAFVSYEMVKDILGVEIRISD is encoded by the exons aTGGCTTCGGTGGATGTGAAAACCGGTGAATCAGCTGTTACGAAGATCGTTAATCTGGAAGAAGCGAAGCTCGCTAGAGAAGGAGTTGTTAAGTCTCCAAACTATGCCATCGGTAGCATCTGCAAGTCTCTCGTCGCCGGTGGAGTCGCAGGAGGAGT ATCACGAACAGCAGTTGCTCCACTGGAACGAATGAAAATTTTGCTGCAG GTCCAGAATCATCAAAGCGTAAAATACAATGGAACAATACAGGGCCTAAAATATATATGGAGAACTGAAGGATTCCGTGGACTGTTTAAGGGAAATGGTACTAATTGTGCTCGAATTGTCCCAAATTCTGCAGTGAAGTTCTTCAGTTATGAGCAAGCTTCTAA aGGCATATTGCATCTGTATCAGCAGCAAACTGGAAATG AGAATGCTCAACTGACTCCTGTTTTACGTCTTGGAGCTGGAGCATGTGCTGGAATAATTGCTATGTCTGCCACTTATCCTATGGATATGGTCCGAGGCAGGATAACTGTACAG ACTGAGAAATCCCCTTATCAGTACAGAGGAATGTTCCATGCTTTGTCTACTGTGCTTAGGGAAGAAGGTCCACGGGCTTTATATAAGGGATGGCTTCCTTCAGTAATTGGAGTT GTTCCTTATGTAGGTCTCAACTTTGCTGTCTATGAGTCCCTAAAAGATTGGTTGATTAAATCCAGACCATTTGGTCTAGTCCAAGATTCTGAGTTGAGTGTGACAACACGCCTAGCTTGTGGTGCTGCTGCTGGAACCATTGGACAAACTGTCGCTTACCCTCTAGATGTCATTCGTCGAAGAATGCAGATGACCGGCTGGAACAATGCTGCTTCTGTTATAACTGGTGATGGAAGAGGCAAAGCCCCACTTGAATATACTGGAATGGTTGATGCTTTTAGGAAAACTGTTCGCCACGAGGGGTTTGGTGCATTATACAAGGGTCTGGTGCCCAATTCTGTAAAG GTGGTCCCATCCATAGCTCTTGCATTTGTATCATATGAGATGGTGAAGGACATTTTAGGAGTGGAGATCAGAATATCAGACTAA